One segment of Paenibacillus rhizovicinus DNA contains the following:
- a CDS encoding glycosyltransferase family 4 protein: MNNDTVIFYAPVGTDLPPHLLGGGEIGCRRTREILMDGGYKVITIDKPNMGGGLIKYVKSAFNGYRLILKNLLNNKKAILYIVGFYEKNILLEWIILLTGKMLKYKIIYEARNGRMVKAYQEYGKIYKMLMDFILKKADIVFCQGIEYMEFIKQKYRKHSVYTPNYVLNKNLRKYNANRPLEIIQLIYFGRVTESKNVSVLIDTCGQLLNRGYRVEATIIGAYSEEYKEILVQRIVELGIPDITIRILGQLPFDQISTELQKAHFFIFPSQEKKEGHSNSLTEAMTFGVVPVVSAVGFNSSIVAMPELVVNEIDAEKYVNIIDKIIQDDSWSRYSLSSYNRAKENYTEDSVKESILTAIGKISC, from the coding sequence ATGAACAATGATACGGTAATATTTTATGCGCCAGTAGGGACAGATTTGCCTCCACATCTCCTAGGTGGCGGAGAAATAGGTTGTCGAAGAACTAGGGAAATATTAATGGACGGTGGATATAAAGTCATAACCATTGATAAACCTAATATGGGAGGTGGATTAATTAAGTATGTAAAATCTGCATTCAATGGATACCGGCTTATCTTGAAAAACTTGCTAAATAACAAAAAGGCTATCCTCTATATTGTTGGATTTTATGAAAAAAATATACTTCTTGAATGGATTATTTTACTTACTGGTAAGATGCTGAAATATAAAATTATATATGAAGCTAGAAATGGAAGAATGGTGAAAGCCTATCAAGAGTATGGAAAAATTTACAAAATGCTAATGGACTTTATCCTTAAAAAGGCAGATATCGTTTTTTGCCAAGGGATTGAGTACATGGAATTTATAAAACAAAAATATAGAAAACACTCAGTGTATACTCCAAATTATGTGTTGAATAAAAACTTGAGAAAATATAATGCAAATCGCCCATTGGAAATTATTCAACTTATCTATTTCGGGAGAGTAACGGAGTCAAAGAATGTATCAGTATTAATAGACACATGCGGACAACTTTTGAATAGGGGCTATAGAGTTGAAGCTACAATTATTGGTGCATATTCAGAAGAATATAAAGAGATTCTTGTTCAACGTATAGTGGAATTGGGTATTCCAGACATTACTATTAGAATTCTGGGTCAGCTGCCTTTCGATCAAATTAGTACAGAATTGCAGAAGGCACATTTTTTTATTTTTCCGTCACAAGAGAAAAAAGAAGGGCATTCAAACTCTCTAACAGAAGCTATGACCTTCGGTGTAGTACCTGTGGTTAGTGCTGTTGGATTTAACAGCAGTATTGTTGCAATGCCTGAACTAGTAGTAAACGAGATAGATGCAGAAAAATACGTAAATATTATTGATAAGATTATACAGGACGACTCATGGAGTCGATATTCACTATCTTCCTATAATCGAGCGAAAGAAAATTATACTGAAGATAGCGTTAAAGAATCTATTTTAACAGCGATCGGCAAAATAAGCTGCTAA
- a CDS encoding WecB/TagA/CpsF family glycosyltransferase, producing the protein MASVLSEITDPLIKDVIRTVDKSKIPTCDILGVNIAAINMDWLVNYLNENIKSLDGDYICVSNVHTTVTSYDEPSYLAVQNGGIMAIPDGGPLSTLGRIRGHDNMARTTGPSLMGEIFKISAEKGYRHYFYGSTKETLEKLFQKLKQNYPYLEIAGMYSPPFHSLTAEEDAAIIEEINVTRSDFIWVGLGAPKQENWMAAHQSKVKGLMVGVGAGFDYYAGNIKRAPEWMQRSNLEWVYRLLQDPERLFMRYIKTNTKFLWLVARGK; encoded by the coding sequence ATGGCAAGTGTATTAAGTGAAATTACAGATCCGCTTATTAAAGATGTTATTCGAACAGTTGATAAATCGAAGATCCCTACATGTGATATCTTGGGAGTAAATATAGCTGCAATTAATATGGATTGGTTGGTTAATTATTTAAACGAAAATATTAAGAGCTTGGACGGCGATTACATTTGTGTGTCCAATGTCCACACCACAGTGACCAGCTATGACGAGCCTTCCTATCTTGCAGTTCAAAATGGAGGAATTATGGCGATTCCTGATGGTGGCCCTCTGTCTACATTGGGAAGAATACGTGGCCATGATAATATGGCACGAACGACTGGCCCAAGTCTCATGGGGGAGATATTCAAGATATCTGCTGAGAAAGGCTATCGCCATTACTTCTACGGCTCTACAAAAGAAACATTGGAGAAACTCTTTCAAAAGTTAAAACAAAACTACCCATACCTAGAGATTGCCGGTATGTACAGCCCTCCTTTTCACTCTTTAACAGCTGAAGAAGATGCAGCGATTATTGAGGAGATTAATGTTACGAGATCTGATTTTATCTGGGTAGGGCTTGGTGCACCAAAACAGGAGAATTGGATGGCAGCACATCAGTCAAAAGTTAAAGGCCTTATGGTCGGGGTGGGAGCGGGTTTCGATTATTATGCTGGTAACATCAAGCGTGCACCAGAATGGATGCAGAGGAGCAATCTTGAGTGGGTGTATCGTTTGCTGCAAGATCCCGAACGGCTATTTATGAGATATATCAAAACAAACACGAAGTTTTTATGGCTTGTTGCGAGAGGGAAATAG